One segment of Octopus sinensis linkage group LG27, ASM634580v1, whole genome shotgun sequence DNA contains the following:
- the LOC115224998 gene encoding zinc finger protein OZF-like, with product MEDDLSENEAICETQTERIDFPGVVKIKKGKKPYQCDICGKSFSHSSNLTKHKSVHTGEKPYHCDICGKSFSANGTLTRHKRIHTGEKPYHCDVCGKSFSDGSRLHKHKHIHTGVKPYHCDICGKSFSSTYALSSHKHIHTGEKPYHCDICGKSFSHGHTLTIHRHIHTGEKPYHCEICGKSFTETSHLTKHKRVHTGEKPYHCDTCGKAFSQKDNLIPHQRIHTGEKPYHCDICGESFSQNGNLTKHKCIHTGGQVYFCNICGKSFSQKSSLKRHIRIHTGEKPYHCDICGKLFSENGTLTIHKRSHTGEKPYHCDICGKSFSDTGHLSRHVRIHTGDKPHHCDICGKSFSENGDLTRHIRIHTGEKPYQCDICGKSFSHGHALTTHKRTHTGEKPYHCDVCGKCFSETGHLTKHKHIHTGEKLHHCDICGKSFSHGHVLTRHKRIHTGEKPYN from the exons atggAAGATGATTTAAGTGAGAATGAAGCTATATGTGAAACACAGACTGAAAGGATTGACTTTCCTGGTGTTGTAAAGATTAAGAAAGgtaaaaaaccatatcagtgtgatatctgtggcaaatcattctctcacagcaGCAACTTAACTAAGCATAAAtctgttcatacaggagagaaaccatatcactgtgatatctgtg gtaaatcattctctgcgaATGGTACCTTAACTAGGcataaacgtatccatacaggtgagaaaccttatcactgtgatgtctgtggtaaatcattctccgatGGAAGCCgtttacataaacacaaacatattcacacgggagtaaaaccatatcattgtgatatctgtggtaagtcgtTCTCCAGTACATATGCCCTATCtagtcacaaacatattcatacaggagagaaaccatatcactgtgacatctgtggtaaatcattttctcacggTCATACTTTAACTattcacagacacattcatactggagagaaaccgtatcactgtgagatctgtggtaaatccttcactGAAACCAGTCACTTAACTaagcacaaacgtgttcatacaggcgagaaaccatatcactgtgacacctgtggaaAAGCCTTCTCTCAAAAGGACAATCTAATTCctcaccaacgtattcatacaggagaaaaaccatatcactgtgatatctgtggggaatcattctctcaaaatggtaatttaactaaacacaaatgcattcatacaggagGCCAAGTATATTtctgcaatatctgtggtaaatcattctctcaaaagagCTCCTTAAAAAGACATAttcgtattcatactggggagaaaccatatcactgtgatatctgtggtaaattattttctgagaATGGGACCTTAACTATTCACAAACGCagccacacaggagagaaaccgtatcattgtgacatctgtggtaaatcattctcggaCACTGGTCATTTATCTCGGCATGTACGGATTCATACTGGGGACAAACCGcatcactgcgatatctgtggaaaatcattctcggAAAATGGAGATTTAACGAGACACAtccgtattcatacgggagagaaaccgtatcagtgcgacatctgtggtaaatcattctctcatggaCATGCCTTAACTacgcacaaacgtactcatacaggagagaaaccatatcactgcgatGTCTGTGGAAAATGTTTCTCCGAGACTGgccacttaactaaacacaaacacattcatacaggagagaaactacatcactgtgatatctgtggtaaatcattctctcatgggCATGttttaactagacacaaacgcattcatacaggagagaaaccatataactaa